In the Palaeococcus pacificus DY20341 genome, one interval contains:
- a CDS encoding archease: MGKWEHYAHTADVGIRGYGETLEEAFENVAIALFEIMVDTNRVEKREVREVEAEGEDLQALLYNFLEELLILHDTEGLVFSDFEVRIEKTLDGYKLKAKAYGEPLDLEKHEPKEEVKAITYHEMEIKQLEGGTWVAQLVPDI; encoded by the coding sequence ATGGGAAAGTGGGAGCATTATGCTCACACCGCTGACGTCGGTATAAGAGGATATGGGGAAACGCTTGAGGAAGCCTTCGAAAACGTTGCAATAGCGCTCTTTGAGATCATGGTGGATACAAACAGAGTAGAAAAGCGTGAAGTGAGGGAAGTGGAAGCAGAGGGGGAAGATTTGCAGGCACTGCTCTACAACTTCTTGGAGGAGCTTTTAATCCTTCACGATACAGAAGGACTCGTGTTCTCGGACTTTGAGGTTAGAATTGAGAAAACTCTTGATGGCTACAAACTTAAGGCAAAGGCCTATGGAGAGCCTTTAGACTTAGAGAAGCATGAGCCCAAGGAAGAGGTCAAGGCGATAACATACCATGAGATGGAAATCAAGCAACTTGAGGGCGGCACTTGGGTGGCACAGCTTGTTCCGGATATATGA
- a CDS encoding ABC transporter permease, whose amino-acid sequence MKELNIAFKEFYVAVKSKRFIGLLLFYILLIFLINYAAKDQIIDQAGRISVERLELYGVKGEVAMTPVSMSIITNLMALTIFGALIGITLGADAINREIEEGTVKVLLSHPIYRDQVINGKFIGNGFALVFMIFIGYIFSIAYLFIIGVPIDGASITRALLASIYTLIYMLTFLSLGILLSTLLKKAETAMLLAIILTIFLTIVYPVIVNVAAYKIAGDMPYCPPRIETVQTPNGPQQIRVDDFSCPAMEEWMNKMETWKRRLYFITPAHHYTQLIVGAFAGDNFAQDYLPLDESLPLTINSFAIIMVQLLLPFSIAYMKFMTSDLR is encoded by the coding sequence ATGAAGGAATTAAACATAGCATTCAAGGAGTTCTACGTGGCAGTGAAGAGCAAGCGTTTCATAGGCCTCCTTCTCTTTTACATTCTCTTAATATTCCTCATCAACTACGCTGCAAAAGACCAGATAATAGATCAAGCGGGCCGGATAAGTGTTGAGAGGCTAGAATTGTATGGTGTTAAGGGCGAGGTCGCAATGACGCCCGTCTCAATGTCCATAATCACAAATCTAATGGCACTCACAATCTTTGGGGCGCTCATTGGAATAACCCTAGGGGCCGATGCCATAAATCGGGAGATAGAAGAGGGGACGGTAAAAGTGCTCCTAAGCCATCCAATCTACCGAGATCAGGTGATAAATGGCAAATTCATTGGCAACGGATTTGCATTAGTGTTCATGATTTTCATTGGCTACATCTTCTCAATAGCGTATCTCTTCATAATTGGAGTTCCAATAGACGGTGCCTCGATAACCAGAGCCCTTTTAGCATCAATTTACACGCTTATCTATATGCTTACGTTCTTAAGTCTCGGGATACTACTCTCCACGCTTTTAAAGAAGGCAGAAACAGCGATGCTCCTTGCAATAATCCTAACCATCTTCCTTACAATAGTATACCCAGTTATCGTCAACGTTGCAGCATACAAAATAGCCGGTGATATGCCCTACTGCCCGCCAAGAATTGAGACGGTTCAAACACCCAACGGTCCTCAGCAGATTAGAGTGGATGACTTCTCATGTCCGGCGATGGAAGAGTGGATGAACAAAATGGAAACTTGGAAAAGGAGGCTCTACTTTATAACTCCCGCTCACCACTATACACAACTAATAGTAGGAGCTTTCGCGGGCGATAACTTCGCTCAGGACTATCTACCCCTGGATGAATCCCTACCCTTAACTATAAACAGTTTTGCCATAATAATGGTGCAGCTTTTGTTGCCTTTCAGCATAGCTTATATGAAGTTCATGACAAGCGACTTAAGATAG
- a CDS encoding methyltransferase RsmF C-terminal domain-like protein: protein MRGGRKVYAYKNCSFDVKAHVEKGIYFGRVEADGIRLTIEGAFLVGPNATKNVIEIDEEKALKWMSGEDIEAEGEGWVILKWGEYFLGGGKAKNGIVKNYISKDRRIKLE from the coding sequence ATGAGGGGAGGTAGGAAAGTTTATGCTTACAAGAATTGCTCCTTTGATGTTAAAGCTCACGTAGAGAAGGGGATATACTTCGGAAGAGTTGAAGCAGACGGAATAAGACTCACGATTGAGGGTGCTTTTCTGGTTGGCCCTAATGCTACAAAAAATGTCATAGAGATAGATGAAGAAAAAGCTCTGAAGTGGATGAGCGGAGAGGACATTGAAGCAGAAGGGGAAGGATGGGTCATACTTAAATGGGGGGAGTACTTCCTAGGTGGAGGAAAGGCAAAGAATGGGATTGTAAAGAACTATATTTCTAAGGATAGGAGGATAAAGTTGGAATAG
- a CDS encoding tRNA (cytosine(49)-C(5))-methyltransferase, translated as MEELFREVNLKFYKRYSKLDDSKEFWELMKAPLRQSIRINTLKAPFDYIVKRLKERYELEPIPWVKEGFFINTREFSTMIEHALGLVFPQEASSMIPPVVLDPKPGELILDMAAAPGAKTTQIAQYMENEGCLVANDMKKWRVNILRSNLNRFGVLNALVTQKDGTYFGRFKETFDKILLDAPCTSVGMVRKSFKFAKDWKIDRVYMYSKIQKKLILAAYKALKPGGTLVYSTCTVDPFENEEVVDFLLMKTDAKLEKIKLPLKSTPPILEFDGHKYSEEVKKCLRLHPQDNNTEAFFVAKIRKP; from the coding sequence ATGGAGGAGTTATTTAGAGAGGTAAATCTCAAGTTTTATAAGCGTTATTCAAAACTTGACGATAGTAAAGAGTTTTGGGAACTGATGAAGGCCCCATTAAGGCAGAGCATAAGAATCAATACTCTAAAAGCTCCTTTTGATTATATTGTAAAGCGCTTGAAGGAAAGGTATGAGCTCGAGCCGATACCTTGGGTTAAGGAAGGCTTCTTTATAAACACGAGAGAGTTCAGCACGATGATTGAGCACGCTCTCGGCTTAGTATTTCCCCAAGAGGCATCATCCATGATACCGCCTGTTGTTTTAGACCCCAAGCCTGGAGAATTGATTTTGGATATGGCTGCAGCTCCAGGGGCCAAGACGACGCAAATAGCCCAATACATGGAGAATGAAGGGTGTTTGGTGGCGAATGATATGAAAAAGTGGCGCGTTAACATTCTCCGCTCAAATTTAAATCGTTTTGGCGTTTTGAATGCTTTGGTTACCCAAAAAGATGGAACTTATTTCGGGAGATTTAAAGAAACTTTTGATAAGATACTCCTCGATGCGCCCTGTACAAGCGTAGGGATGGTGCGAAAGAGCTTTAAGTTCGCAAAAGATTGGAAGATCGATAGAGTTTACATGTACTCAAAGATCCAAAAGAAGCTCATACTGGCAGCATATAAAGCTTTGAAACCCGGTGGGACGTTGGTTTATTCAACATGCACTGTCGATCCATTTGAAAATGAGGAAGTGGTTGATTTTCTATTGATGAAAACGGATGCAAAGCTTGAGAAGATAAAACTTCCCCTCAAATCAACTCCGCCAATTTTAGAATTTGATGGGCACAAATACTCGGAGGAGGTGAAAAAATGCCTGAGGCTCCATCCACAGGACAACAACACGGAGGCATTCTTCGTGGCGAAAATAAGGAAGCCATAA
- the panB gene encoding 3-methyl-2-oxobutanoate hydroxymethyltransferase, whose product MREITPRKILEMKGREKIVMVTAYDYPSALIADRAGIDIIFIGDSLGMVIYGEQNTLNVSMEQMVYHTRAVSRGVKRALVLADMPFMSYEISVEEGMKNAARLIQAGADAIKIEGGYDHRKLVKKLVKSGIPVMGHTGLTPQRYLRLGGYRLMGETEEEIEEILRDAKALEKAGAFALVIEFTLADVARLVTEEVKIPTIGIGSGPYCDGQVLVWHDLLGLYENVPPFVKKYADLRDMIGLALEDYKNEVKEGKFPAPKHYWEFLDKDDFEKKKKKVLEQFLEDSDD is encoded by the coding sequence ATGAGAGAGATAACTCCAAGGAAAATACTAGAAATGAAAGGAAGAGAGAAAATCGTGATGGTTACAGCTTATGATTATCCATCAGCTCTAATAGCCGACAGAGCAGGCATAGACATAATCTTCATCGGCGATTCCTTGGGAATGGTAATTTATGGAGAGCAGAACACCTTGAACGTCTCCATGGAGCAAATGGTCTACCATACAAGGGCCGTTTCCAGAGGAGTAAAAAGAGCTCTTGTATTGGCGGATATGCCATTTATGAGCTATGAGATAAGCGTTGAAGAGGGAATGAAAAACGCAGCACGCTTGATACAAGCAGGTGCCGATGCCATCAAAATTGAAGGCGGCTATGACCATAGAAAGCTCGTTAAAAAGCTCGTTAAGAGCGGCATCCCTGTAATGGGTCACACGGGTTTAACCCCTCAAAGGTATTTACGCTTGGGTGGATACAGACTGATGGGAGAAACAGAGGAGGAGATAGAAGAAATACTTAGGGATGCAAAAGCGTTAGAAAAAGCGGGAGCATTCGCTCTTGTCATAGAGTTCACTTTGGCTGATGTTGCAAGGCTCGTAACGGAAGAAGTTAAAATTCCCACGATAGGGATAGGGAGCGGTCCTTACTGTGACGGACAGGTTTTGGTATGGCACGACCTCTTAGGCCTCTATGAGAATGTTCCCCCCTTCGTTAAGAAGTACGCCGATCTGAGAGACATGATAGGACTAGCGTTGGAAGATTACAAAAATGAAGTCAAAGAAGGCAAATTCCCGGCGCCGAAGCATTATTGGGAATTTTTAGATAAGGATGACTTTGAAAAGAAGAAAAAGAAAGTTCTTGAGCAATTCCTAGAAGACTCTGATGATTAA
- a CDS encoding RtcB family protein has translation MPDGHQGYGFPIGGVAAFDAREGVISPGGVGYDINCGVRLVRTNLKKDEVRPRIKQIIDTLFKNVPSGLGSKGRVRLQWTQLDDVLADGAKWAVDNGYGWNEDLEHLEEGGRMEGANPSYVSQKAKQRGAPQLGSLGSGNHFLEVQYVDEIYDEEVAKAYGLFKGQVVVMIHTGSRGLGHQVASDYLRIMEKANRKYNIPWPDRELVSLPFESEEGQRYFSAMKAAANYAWANRQMITHWVRESFEEVFKQKAEDLEMSIVYDVAHNIAKLEEHEINGKKVKVVVHRKGATRAFPPGHESVPKAYRDVGQPVLIPGSMGTASYILAGTEGAMKESFGSTCHGAGRLMSRHAATRTWRGDRVERELLQRGIYVRAASKRVVAEEAPGAYKSVDNVVNVVHKAGIAKLVARMRPMGVAKG, from the coding sequence ATGCCTGATGGTCATCAAGGCTACGGCTTTCCAATTGGTGGTGTAGCGGCCTTTGATGCTAGAGAGGGAGTTATAAGCCCTGGAGGAGTTGGCTACGATATTAATTGTGGTGTACGTTTGGTTAGAACAAACCTAAAAAAAGATGAAGTTAGGCCGAGAATTAAACAAATTATCGATACACTCTTTAAGAATGTTCCAAGTGGCCTTGGTAGTAAGGGACGAGTAAGGCTTCAATGGACTCAGCTGGACGATGTCTTGGCAGATGGTGCAAAGTGGGCTGTTGACAACGGCTACGGTTGGAATGAAGACTTAGAACACCTAGAAGAAGGCGGAAGAATGGAAGGTGCAAACCCAAGCTACGTAAGCCAAAAGGCCAAGCAAAGAGGGGCTCCACAATTGGGCTCTCTAGGCTCAGGAAACCACTTTTTAGAAGTGCAGTATGTTGATGAAATCTACGATGAGGAGGTAGCAAAGGCCTACGGCCTCTTTAAGGGACAAGTAGTTGTCATGATCCACACAGGATCAAGAGGTTTGGGCCATCAAGTGGCGAGCGACTACCTCAGAATAATGGAGAAGGCAAATAGAAAGTACAACATTCCATGGCCTGATAGAGAATTAGTTAGCTTACCTTTTGAGAGTGAAGAGGGACAACGCTACTTCAGCGCTATGAAAGCCGCCGCTAATTATGCTTGGGCCAACAGACAGATGATTACTCACTGGGTAAGGGAGAGCTTTGAAGAGGTTTTCAAGCAGAAGGCAGAAGATTTGGAGATGAGCATCGTTTACGATGTCGCCCACAACATAGCAAAGCTTGAAGAGCATGAGATTAACGGAAAGAAGGTCAAAGTCGTTGTCCATAGAAAAGGTGCTACGAGGGCTTTTCCACCTGGACATGAGTCCGTTCCAAAGGCCTATCGCGATGTTGGTCAGCCTGTCTTAATACCCGGCTCAATGGGAACGGCAAGCTATATTTTAGCAGGAACTGAAGGAGCTATGAAAGAGAGCTTTGGTTCAACATGCCATGGTGCCGGCAGGTTGATGAGCAGACATGCCGCAACTAGAACATGGAGAGGAGATAGAGTTGAGAGAGAGCTCCTTCAAAGGGGAATTTACGTTAGGGCGGCTAGCAAGAGAGTAGTGGCTGAAGAAGCACCCGGGGCTTACAAGAGTGTTGACAACGTCGTTAACGTCGTCCATAAAGCAGGGATAGCCAAGCTCGTTGCAAGAATGAGGCCTATGGGTGTTGCTAAGGGATGA